From a region of the Paenibacillus sp. FSL R10-2734 genome:
- a CDS encoding purine/pyrimidine permease produces MRVILSGLQWMIFMIAGAIAAPIAIADLYNLTPLETSGLIQSTIITLGIAGFLQGLLGHKFSIHEGPAGLWWSIFTIYASLVGGLYSSNNDALQALSGGMIISGVLFILISAFKLMDKIARLFTPTITFIYLLLLIFQLSGSFMKGMMGITSTHTMLDVKVFIISVIVVGITFWLGKSRFVVLSQFSIIFSILIGCLLFIICGNIPVFSHADTLFKLPKIFPFGRPRFDAGTITTAFLLTLLLITNAVASIRLMETVMKQKQVDHRRYLRAGFTSGITHLISGGLGAVGSVPISGAAGYVEQTGMKERRSFLIGCCFVILISLFPPMMNVISAIPAPIGYSVTFVIFVKMVGLALKELKKVIHEERTFIVSGISLLVGVGLMFIPSSATAHLSPIVIAILNNGLICGSLLAIILEQGLMWKDAFRCEDSKKINR; encoded by the coding sequence ATGCGGGTAATACTGTCAGGATTGCAGTGGATGATTTTTATGATCGCAGGTGCAATTGCTGCACCCATTGCAATCGCAGATTTATATAACTTAACACCACTAGAGACCTCTGGACTCATTCAGAGCACAATAATCACTTTAGGAATAGCTGGATTTTTACAAGGCCTATTGGGTCATAAATTCTCTATTCATGAAGGTCCGGCAGGGTTATGGTGGAGCATTTTTACTATTTACGCAAGTTTAGTGGGGGGACTTTATTCTTCTAACAACGATGCTTTACAAGCTTTAAGTGGAGGGATGATCATTAGCGGGGTTTTATTTATCCTAATTTCAGCATTTAAGCTAATGGATAAAATCGCTCGTTTATTTACACCAACCATCACTTTTATTTATTTGCTTTTATTGATCTTTCAATTAAGTGGATCTTTTATGAAAGGGATGATGGGGATCACCTCAACCCACACCATGTTAGATGTTAAAGTATTCATCATTAGTGTGATTGTGGTTGGCATTACCTTTTGGTTAGGGAAAAGTCGCTTTGTAGTACTCAGCCAGTTTTCAATCATTTTCAGTATATTGATAGGCTGCCTATTATTTATTATCTGCGGAAATATACCTGTGTTTTCTCATGCGGATACTCTATTTAAACTGCCGAAAATATTCCCATTTGGCAGACCTCGATTCGATGCTGGGACAATCACTACTGCATTTTTATTAACGCTCTTATTAATAACTAATGCAGTTGCATCCATCCGTTTGATGGAGACCGTTATGAAACAAAAGCAAGTGGATCATCGTCGTTATTTGCGCGCCGGGTTTACTTCTGGAATTACGCATCTTATTAGTGGCGGTTTAGGAGCGGTCGGTTCTGTCCCTATCTCGGGAGCGGCGGGATATGTTGAACAAACAGGGATGAAGGAGCGCAGATCATTTTTAATTGGATGTTGCTTTGTGATCTTAATATCCTTATTTCCGCCAATGATGAATGTTATATCAGCGATTCCAGCTCCCATAGGCTATTCCGTTACCTTCGTCATTTTTGTGAAGATGGTCGGACTAGCGCTAAAGGAATTGAAGAAGGTCATTCATGAAGAACGAACATTTATCGTTAGTGGAATTTCCCTTTTAGTGGGTGTGGGATTAATGTTTATCCCTTCATCAGCTACGGCCCATTTATCTCCGATCGTGATAGCCATTTTAAATAATGGATTAATTTGCGGAAGTCTGTTGGCGATTATTTTGGAACAAGGGTTAATGTGGAAAGATGCATTTCGATGTGAGGATTCCAAGAAAATTAACCGATAA
- a CDS encoding NupC/NupG family nucleoside CNT transporter: protein MHYLISIAGLVIVLLLAWLGSNNKKKIKYRPIIVMIAIQIGLGLIILKTSIGEFLIKGFADSFAKLLGYANEGTDFVFGGIANEGAHTFFLYVLMPIVFMSALIGILQHYKILPFIIKYIGLVLSKINGMGKLESYNAVAAAIVGQNEVFISVKNQLGLLPKHRLYTLCASAMSTVSMSIVGSYMTMLEPRYVVAALILNLFGGFIISSIINPYEVTPEEDIVEVQVEEKQTFFEMLGEYIMDGFKVAIVVGVMLVGFVGIIALINGVFSGVFGISFQGILGYVFAPIAFLIGVPWHEAVDAGSIMATKLVANEFVAMLDFVKIQDGLSGRTTAIVSVFLISFANFGSIGTIVGAVKGLNEKQGNIVARFGLKLLFGATLVSVLSALIIGIIF, encoded by the coding sequence ATGCATTATCTAATTTCTATTGCTGGTTTGGTTATTGTTCTATTACTGGCATGGCTAGGAAGTAACAACAAGAAAAAGATTAAATATCGACCAATCATTGTAATGATTGCTATTCAGATCGGTTTGGGATTAATTATACTAAAAACAAGTATCGGTGAATTCTTAATTAAAGGGTTTGCCGATAGTTTTGCAAAATTGCTTGGATACGCCAATGAAGGGACTGACTTTGTTTTTGGTGGGATTGCAAATGAAGGTGCCCATACATTTTTCCTTTATGTTTTGATGCCAATTGTTTTTATGTCGGCATTAATTGGGATATTGCAGCATTACAAAATTCTCCCGTTCATTATCAAGTATATTGGTTTGGTCCTAAGTAAAATAAATGGCATGGGCAAATTGGAATCTTATAATGCAGTTGCAGCCGCAATTGTAGGACAAAATGAAGTGTTTATTTCGGTGAAAAACCAACTTGGATTATTGCCAAAACATCGCTTGTATACATTATGTGCGTCTGCAATGTCAACGGTATCTATGTCAATTGTTGGTTCATATATGACGATGCTAGAACCTCGGTATGTAGTAGCTGCATTGATATTAAACCTATTTGGCGGATTTATCATTTCATCCATCATTAATCCGTATGAAGTTACACCTGAAGAAGATATTGTTGAAGTTCAGGTAGAAGAAAAACAAACGTTTTTTGAAATGCTAGGCGAATATATTATGGATGGCTTTAAAGTAGCCATAGTAGTTGGTGTAATGTTGGTTGGTTTCGTTGGGATCATTGCATTAATTAACGGGGTTTTCAGCGGAGTATTCGGTATCTCGTTTCAAGGAATTTTAGGGTATGTCTTTGCACCCATTGCCTTTCTTATCGGTGTCCCATGGCATGAAGCTGTTGATGCAGGCAGTATTATGGCGACAAAGCTTGTTGCGAATGAATTCGTTGCTATGCTTGACTTTGTTAAGATCCAAGATGGTTTAAGTGGGCGTACTACAGCCATTGTCTCCGTTTTCCTAATCTCATTTGCTAACTTTGGGTCCATTGGTACCATTGTGGGTGCAGTGAAAGGCTTGAATGAAAAACAAGGGAATATTGTGGCTCGATTTGGATTAAAGCTGTTATTTGGCGCCACACTTGTAAGCGTTTTATCCGCCTTAATTATCGGTATCATTTTTTAA
- a CDS encoding MATE family efflux transporter has protein sequence MDTENLHYFEKAPIAKAVAHFAVPMMLGTSMSVIYSILNAFFIGTLNNTAMLTALALTLPLFAVIMALGNLIGVGSSAFISRLLGEKRADDVKHVSSFAFYSSLVLGLIAMAACLPLIDSIVHGLGATPDSFGFTKDYVTIMLIGSPFVVLFFTLENIVRSEGAAITSMIGMLLSVVVNIILDALVIFVFHWDVIGVASATVISNMVASVFYAYHIGFKSQFLTISIKQFKATKDILGNVFKIGVPVFIMSIFMGAMSLIFNRYLVEYGEQAIAGFGISSRLLQFPELILMGLSEGVVPLIAFSFTANRLRMKHTIQFTIKTIVALAVVFGVIVYLISDHLIGLFTNDPQLIEMGSYILHVTFLSLFITGMTALFTGIFQATAQGTAAFIMSIIQGITLIPVLYIANRMNGFYGVVWSLVVSDIVAFLVGAIMLYALRNKLQPDVNGGSNGL, from the coding sequence ATGGATACAGAAAACCTCCATTACTTTGAAAAAGCTCCGATCGCAAAAGCCGTAGCCCACTTCGCTGTACCGATGATGCTTGGCACTTCAATGAGTGTCATCTATTCTATCTTGAACGCCTTTTTCATTGGCACGCTTAATAATACTGCCATGTTAACCGCACTCGCCCTAACCTTGCCGTTATTCGCCGTCATTATGGCGCTAGGCAATCTGATTGGTGTCGGCAGCAGTGCATTCATCTCCCGTTTGCTGGGAGAGAAGAGAGCTGATGATGTAAAGCATGTATCTTCATTCGCCTTTTACAGCAGTTTAGTACTCGGTCTTATCGCCATGGCCGCCTGTCTCCCGCTCATCGATTCCATCGTTCATGGCCTTGGGGCTACACCTGACTCCTTCGGATTTACCAAGGACTATGTCACCATTATGCTTATAGGCTCACCATTCGTCGTATTATTCTTCACGCTGGAGAATATCGTACGCTCTGAGGGTGCCGCAATTACATCAATGATCGGTATGCTGCTCAGTGTTGTCGTAAATATTATTCTCGATGCACTAGTCATCTTCGTTTTCCATTGGGATGTGATCGGAGTTGCGTCTGCTACGGTCATTTCCAACATGGTTGCGAGTGTATTCTACGCCTACCATATAGGATTCAAGAGCCAATTCTTAACGATCTCAATAAAACAATTTAAGGCTACCAAGGACATTCTGGGCAATGTATTCAAAATCGGGGTTCCCGTCTTTATTATGAGTATCTTCATGGGAGCAATGTCGCTTATCTTTAACCGTTATCTGGTCGAATATGGGGAGCAGGCTATAGCGGGGTTCGGTATATCATCACGTTTACTGCAATTTCCTGAGTTAATTTTAATGGGCTTAAGCGAGGGAGTCGTGCCGCTTATTGCCTTCTCTTTTACAGCGAATAGATTGCGCATGAAGCATACCATTCAATTCACGATTAAGACGATAGTAGCGTTAGCCGTCGTTTTCGGCGTTATCGTCTATCTGATTTCCGACCACTTAATTGGTTTATTTACGAATGACCCGCAATTAATTGAAATGGGCAGCTACATTTTACATGTGACATTCTTATCCCTGTTCATTACAGGAATGACCGCGTTGTTTACGGGGATCTTCCAAGCAACAGCGCAAGGAACCGCCGCCTTTATTATGTCAATTATACAAGGAATCACCTTGATTCCTGTGCTTTATATCGCCAATCGAATGAACGGTTTTTATGGAGTGGTCTGGTCGCTCGTCGTTTCGGATATCGTCGCGTTCCTTGTTGGTGCCATCATGCTGTATGCTCTCCGGAACAAATTGCAGCCGGATGTGAATGGAGGTTCAAATGGATTATGA
- a CDS encoding helix-turn-helix domain-containing protein has protein sequence MDKGFNLASQLLTLLDTEQRWFTLAEVEKSLGISDKTIRKMVEEISKQLPPTVTIEVSRGKGIILRRDGRSTISEVISSMFRQTIFYRLMDLLFTNVGRLSVEELAEAMFMSTSSLKKLIVQLNNDDLKAYKLRISYSTPMIKGNEMNIRYLYWNLYCDAYEFTGWPFANIDFAYINQLITNIENENNIVYFINSKRRLSFLFAIVIERVTKGNCVKIDENAYPWDKGIFYLPVRTIAKRLEEKLSIEFPISEIFFMQSMVSLSQYHYYEGSEITPIKEVELHKDKEEYQMGNLLLMLLAKVYPNLDMHERFILEIYGFFDKLLIENAIPEWMMISKSHLSTYVQEECQQIYQELQTCMQMWNKTYPSILFNHFHLTKLTLIIRSSLRYKSKRAFLVIGEEFSIRHYIADLIKKEIGDQLILNTSIMKGLTDEIMQQNNIDLVISNIPVALKTVPVVIISTIPSKRDLDNIRKELLL, from the coding sequence ATGGATAAGGGATTTAATTTAGCTAGCCAACTATTAACGCTGCTTGATACGGAACAAAGATGGTTTACCTTAGCCGAAGTGGAAAAAAGTTTAGGGATTTCAGATAAGACAATACGTAAGATGGTGGAGGAAATCAGCAAGCAATTACCACCTACTGTGACCATTGAAGTTTCAAGGGGAAAGGGAATTATTCTTCGACGTGATGGGCGAAGTACGATTAGTGAAGTGATTTCTTCTATGTTCAGACAAACCATCTTTTATCGGCTGATGGATTTATTGTTTACGAATGTGGGTCGACTGTCTGTGGAGGAACTAGCCGAAGCCATGTTTATGAGTACCTCGTCTTTGAAGAAATTGATTGTGCAATTAAATAATGATGATCTAAAAGCTTATAAGCTACGCATTAGTTATTCTACACCTATGATCAAAGGGAATGAAATGAATATTCGATATTTATATTGGAATTTATATTGTGATGCGTATGAGTTTACAGGATGGCCCTTTGCGAATATCGATTTTGCTTATATAAATCAGTTGATCACAAATATAGAGAATGAGAATAACATTGTATACTTTATCAATTCCAAAAGGAGATTATCCTTTTTATTCGCAATTGTTATAGAGAGAGTTACTAAGGGAAACTGTGTGAAAATTGACGAAAATGCTTATCCATGGGATAAGGGGATATTTTATTTACCAGTAAGAACCATTGCAAAGCGTCTTGAAGAAAAGCTGTCCATTGAATTTCCAATAAGTGAAATATTCTTTATGCAATCCATGGTTAGTCTCAGCCAATATCATTATTATGAAGGGTCAGAGATCACTCCGATTAAAGAAGTCGAATTACATAAGGATAAAGAAGAATATCAGATGGGGAATCTGCTTCTAATGTTATTGGCCAAGGTATATCCGAATTTGGATATGCATGAACGATTTATCTTGGAGATTTATGGGTTCTTTGACAAGCTATTAATCGAAAATGCCATTCCGGAATGGATGATGATTTCAAAAAGTCATTTATCAACCTATGTTCAAGAGGAGTGTCAGCAGATTTATCAAGAATTGCAAACCTGTATGCAAATGTGGAATAAAACATACCCTTCCATCCTGTTTAATCATTTTCATTTAACAAAGCTAACCTTAATTATTCGTTCGAGTTTACGCTACAAGAGTAAGAGGGCTTTCTTAGTGATCGGGGAAGAATTTTCAATTCGGCATTACATAGCAGATTTGATAAAGAAGGAAATTGGGGATCAGCTGATCCTTAATACATCCATAATGAAAGGGCTGACCGACGAGATTATGCAGCAAAATAATATTGATCTTGTCATTAGTAATATCCCGGTTGCACTAAAGACCGTGCCTGTTGTTATTATATCTACGATCCCATCTAAAAGAGATTTAGACAATATTCGTAAAGAATTGCTTTTATAA
- the deoD gene encoding purine-nucleoside phosphorylase → MSRHLGANKGEIAERVLLPGDPLRAKFVAEHFLEEANCYNEVRGMYGYTGLYKGVPVSVQGTGMGNPSMSIYATELIVDYEVKKLIRIGTCGAMQSEINIRDIIIAQAVSSDSNMAEKIFHGSNFAPTADFSLLMKAYQQAQSKNANVFVGNIYNSDEFYRENLDRLHKFMDFGVLAVEMESTALYTLAAKYGVKALSILTVGSQLLRQEHLTHQESEQSFYEMVEIALNTVIEG, encoded by the coding sequence ATGAGTAGGCATTTAGGTGCAAATAAGGGAGAAATAGCAGAGCGCGTTTTGCTCCCAGGAGATCCTTTACGTGCAAAATTTGTAGCAGAACACTTTTTGGAGGAGGCTAATTGTTATAACGAAGTAAGAGGGATGTATGGATACACTGGATTATACAAGGGTGTGCCGGTGTCGGTTCAGGGGACAGGGATGGGAAATCCATCGATGAGTATCTATGCTACAGAATTGATCGTCGATTATGAAGTTAAAAAATTGATTCGCATTGGTACATGTGGTGCGATGCAGAGTGAAATTAATATCCGCGATATTATAATAGCCCAAGCGGTGTCTTCAGACAGTAATATGGCGGAGAAGATCTTTCATGGTAGTAATTTTGCACCTACAGCAGATTTCTCATTGTTAATGAAAGCGTATCAACAAGCACAAAGTAAAAATGCAAATGTCTTTGTTGGTAACATCTATAATTCTGATGAATTTTACCGTGAAAATTTAGATCGACTTCACAAGTTTATGGATTTCGGTGTCTTAGCGGTAGAAATGGAAAGCACAGCCCTATATACTTTAGCCGCAAAATATGGTGTGAAAGCATTGTCGATTTTGACAGTGGGCAGTCAATTGCTAAGACAGGAACACCTAACTCATCAAGAAAGTGAACAATCCTTTTATGAAATGGTCGAAATAGCGCTTAACACAGTCATTGAAGGCTAA
- the treP gene encoding PTS system trehalose-specific EIIBC component, translating to MAIDRKNVEDIVRAIGGKENIEVATHCVTRLRFSLYDESKVDSEALDRNELVKGQFSSQGQFQVVIGPGTVDKVYDEMIQITGGSRSSKDEVKSAAARKQNPLQRAIKTLADIFIPILPAIVTAGLLLGINNILTGPGIFFDNQSLVEVYPAWKDIAAIINTIASTAFTFLPALIGWAAVTRFGGSPLLGIVLGLILVHPDLLSAYNYASASTEGTVPTWNLFGWHLEKIGYQGQVLPVLVSAYILASLEKFLNRRVHDSIKLLVVAPVTLLITGFLAFTIIGPVTFGIANAITSGLIYVFNHFALLGGLIYGGFYALLVITGMHHTFLAVDVQLIGSEGGTFLWPMLALSNIAQGAAALAMMFVVREQKAKGLAATSSVSAFLGVTEPAIFGVNIRYRYPFIFGMIGSAIAGMLLTVNQVRASSIGVGGIPGFLSIFPNQWGVFFIGMAIVLIVPFVTTVLYGRSVVARSEKNSATKATSTVSETDDINSRPSVQGSLESMNTLELISPLSGAAVSLEQVPDPAFAEKQMGEGIAIEPTEGKVYAPFDATVAHVIKSKHALILEHASGVQVLIHVGINTVSLKGNGFTTLKNIGDKVQAGELLLEFDMEAIRAAGYPLITPIIIPAGQDMVEKIEEKTGPATARQTSILTIHLKG from the coding sequence ATGGCTATAGACCGCAAAAATGTTGAGGATATTGTACGGGCAATTGGGGGCAAGGAAAATATAGAGGTTGCGACACATTGTGTAACCCGGTTGAGATTCTCGCTTTATGATGAGAGCAAAGTGGATTCGGAAGCCCTGGACCGCAACGAACTCGTAAAAGGACAATTTTCTAGCCAGGGACAGTTCCAGGTCGTTATTGGACCGGGAACTGTAGATAAAGTATACGATGAAATGATTCAGATCACTGGTGGTTCTCGTTCTTCCAAGGATGAAGTGAAATCCGCAGCAGCTCGAAAACAGAATCCACTGCAGCGTGCGATCAAGACGCTGGCTGATATATTTATTCCGATTCTTCCAGCTATCGTAACAGCAGGTTTGCTGCTTGGGATCAATAATATTTTAACCGGACCTGGAATCTTCTTTGATAACCAGTCGCTAGTGGAAGTTTATCCCGCATGGAAAGACATTGCTGCGATAATTAACACGATTGCCAGCACAGCCTTCACCTTTTTACCAGCACTTATCGGTTGGGCAGCTGTTACCCGTTTCGGCGGAAGTCCTCTTCTCGGGATCGTATTGGGCCTCATTCTAGTACACCCGGATCTATTAAGTGCCTACAACTATGCAAGTGCTAGCACTGAGGGAACTGTTCCGACCTGGAATTTGTTCGGCTGGCATTTGGAGAAGATCGGTTATCAGGGTCAAGTATTGCCAGTACTGGTTTCAGCTTATATTCTGGCTAGCCTAGAGAAGTTCCTTAACCGACGGGTACATGATTCCATCAAACTGCTGGTTGTTGCGCCAGTGACTCTGTTGATTACAGGTTTTCTGGCCTTCACTATTATCGGACCGGTTACGTTTGGCATTGCCAATGCCATCACCTCCGGACTGATCTATGTATTTAATCATTTTGCGCTCCTTGGAGGCTTGATCTACGGCGGATTCTATGCGCTTCTGGTCATCACTGGAATGCATCATACTTTCTTAGCGGTCGATGTGCAGCTCATCGGCAGTGAGGGCGGCACTTTCCTCTGGCCGATGTTAGCACTCTCCAATATTGCACAAGGTGCTGCGGCACTAGCGATGATGTTCGTAGTCAGAGAACAAAAAGCAAAAGGCTTGGCGGCTACATCTTCCGTCTCAGCATTCCTCGGCGTGACTGAACCGGCGATCTTCGGGGTGAATATCCGCTATCGTTATCCTTTCATCTTCGGGATGATCGGCTCAGCGATTGCCGGCATGCTCCTTACCGTTAACCAGGTTCGCGCTTCTTCCATTGGTGTAGGGGGGATTCCCGGATTCCTTTCGATATTCCCGAACCAGTGGGGCGTATTCTTCATTGGCATGGCTATTGTTCTCATTGTGCCATTTGTCACCACTGTACTCTACGGGCGTTCTGTAGTGGCACGTTCTGAAAAGAACTCAGCTACAAAAGCTACTAGTACTGTAAGCGAAACAGATGATATAAACAGCCGTCCTTCAGTTCAAGGATCACTGGAATCAATGAATACACTGGAGCTTATCTCTCCGCTCAGTGGAGCTGCAGTATCCCTGGAACAGGTGCCCGATCCTGCCTTTGCCGAGAAGCAAATGGGCGAGGGGATTGCAATCGAACCTACTGAAGGTAAAGTATATGCACCCTTTGATGCTACAGTAGCTCATGTGATCAAGAGCAAGCATGCACTTATACTGGAGCATGCCAGCGGTGTACAGGTACTTATCCACGTTGGAATTAACACCGTGTCACTTAAAGGTAACGGGTTTACCACCCTTAAAAATATTGGCGACAAGGTGCAGGCAGGCGAGCTTCTGTTGGAATTTGATATGGAAGCTATCCGCGCAGCAGGTTACCCGTTGATTACTCCAATCATTATTCCTGCAGGGCAGGATATGGTAGAGAAGATTGAGGAGAAGACCGGACCAGCTACGGCTAGACAAACAAGCATCTTGACTATTCACCTTAAGGGTTGA
- the treC gene encoding alpha,alpha-phosphotrehalase: MSQSQYSEWWRRSTVYQVYPKSFKDTTGNGTGDIKGLIEKLDYLQNLGIDIVWLQPVYVSPQNDNGYDVADYESINPDFGTMEDFDELIQELHRRGMKLMIDIVVNHTSTEHEWFKQSISSRNNPYRDYYIWKDPAPDGGLPNNWQSKFGGPAWQFDEASGQYYLTLYDKTQADLNWENEKVRRAVNDMMLFWAKKGVDGFRMDVINLISKDQRFPNDDGSVPPGDGRKFYTDGPRVHEYIKAMYEEVFGPYEMATVGEMSSTTLEHCIRYSSPEEREFSMTFNFHHLKVDYPNGQKWELMPYDFEALKSLFTQWQTGMQKGGGWNALFFNNHDQPRALSRFTDDKVYRAESAKLLATTLHGLQGTPYVYQGEEIGMPNPVWNSIDEFRDIESLNMYRILCEQGKSPENALSILQERSRDNSRTPMQWDDSRNAGFTTGIPWLKVDERYPDINVQKELENPDSIFHHYRKLIALRKEYGIFIEGVFKRLDEGHPEVFAYVRTGDGEALVVVSNFSSKETTFRFEDSHWTELLSKGKDELLIGNTTDTPALTQELQLSPYASYMWLIR; encoded by the coding sequence TTGAGTCAGTCCCAGTATTCGGAATGGTGGCGCCGGTCCACGGTGTATCAGGTGTACCCGAAGAGCTTTAAGGACACTACAGGCAACGGAACAGGAGATATTAAAGGACTTATTGAAAAATTAGATTATTTGCAGAACCTTGGAATCGATATTGTCTGGTTACAGCCGGTTTATGTTTCGCCACAAAATGATAACGGTTACGATGTTGCAGATTATGAAAGTATCAACCCGGATTTTGGAACGATGGAGGATTTCGACGAGCTAATACAGGAACTGCACAGACGCGGAATGAAGCTAATGATCGATATCGTGGTTAACCATACTTCAACAGAACATGAGTGGTTCAAACAGTCTATTTCAAGCAGGAACAATCCCTACCGTGATTATTATATCTGGAAGGACCCGGCTCCAGACGGCGGCTTACCTAACAACTGGCAGTCGAAGTTCGGGGGGCCTGCATGGCAGTTCGACGAAGCTTCGGGACAATATTATCTTACTCTCTACGATAAAACCCAGGCGGATTTGAATTGGGAGAACGAGAAGGTACGTAGAGCAGTGAATGATATGATGCTTTTCTGGGCTAAAAAAGGTGTCGATGGCTTCCGCATGGATGTAATTAATTTAATCTCCAAGGATCAGCGCTTCCCTAATGATGATGGAAGTGTTCCACCAGGAGATGGACGAAAGTTCTATACTGACGGCCCACGGGTCCATGAATACATCAAAGCAATGTATGAAGAGGTGTTTGGTCCGTATGAGATGGCGACTGTCGGGGAGATGTCCTCAACTACACTGGAGCATTGCATTCGGTACTCGAGCCCTGAAGAGCGGGAGTTTTCCATGACGTTTAATTTTCATCATTTAAAAGTTGATTATCCGAATGGACAGAAGTGGGAGCTGATGCCCTATGATTTTGAAGCTTTGAAAAGCTTGTTCACGCAGTGGCAGACCGGAATGCAGAAAGGAGGGGGCTGGAACGCATTATTTTTTAACAATCACGATCAACCTCGTGCCCTCTCCAGATTTACTGATGATAAGGTCTACCGTGCGGAGAGCGCCAAACTGCTCGCGACAACTCTGCATGGCCTTCAGGGAACACCATATGTCTATCAGGGAGAAGAAATCGGGATGCCAAATCCGGTATGGAATAGCATCGATGAGTTCCGTGATATCGAGTCACTGAATATGTACCGCATTTTGTGTGAACAGGGGAAAAGCCCGGAGAATGCCCTGAGTATTCTACAGGAACGTTCACGGGACAACTCCCGTACACCGATGCAGTGGGATGACAGCCGAAATGCCGGATTCACCACTGGCATTCCATGGCTGAAAGTTGATGAGCGGTATCCGGACATCAATGTGCAGAAAGAGCTGGAAAATCCCGATTCCATCTTCCACCATTACCGCAAGCTGATTGCGTTACGCAAAGAGTATGGGATATTCATAGAAGGTGTATTCAAAAGACTCGATGAAGGACATCCTGAAGTGTTCGCTTACGTTAGAACAGGAGATGGAGAAGCACTTGTCGTGGTCTCGAACTTCAGCAGTAAAGAGACTACCTTCCGCTTTGAAGACAGTCACTGGACTGAGTTGTTATCAAAAGGGAAGGATGAGCTCCTGATTGGGAATACAACAGATACACCTGCTTTAACACAAGAGCTTCAGCTTAGTCCTTATGCTTCCTACATGTGGTTAATCCGCTAA
- the deoB gene encoding phosphopentomutase, whose amino-acid sequence MKLTPRFKRIFVIVMDSVGIGEAPDAVNFGDAGSHTLRHIAEKMNRLHVPVLSKLGLSQIDHLPGVPKVEQPIAYWTKMQEASNGKDTMTGHWEIMGLRIDVPFKVFPAGFPYELINELEQRTGRKMIGNKPASGTAILDELGQEHMNTGALIVYTSSDSVIQIAAHEEVIPLEELYQICEIAREITLREEYMLGRVIARPFLGQSGNFKRTSNRHDYALKPYGRTVMNELKDAGFDVLAIGKISDIYDGEGVTKSLRTVSNMDGMDKLMETIHTDFTGLSFLNLVDFDALYGHRRNPIGYGKALEEFDDRLPEVLAELSEDDLLVITADHGNDPIHAGTDHTREYVPLLIYSKSFNRQSELPVCKTFSDIGATIADNFGVTMPQFGKSLLQDLK is encoded by the coding sequence ATGAAACTAACACCCCGGTTTAAGCGAATTTTCGTCATTGTTATGGATTCCGTAGGCATTGGTGAAGCCCCAGATGCTGTGAATTTTGGTGATGCAGGATCACATACATTACGGCATATTGCTGAAAAAATGAATAGGCTACATGTTCCTGTTTTATCCAAGTTAGGGTTAAGCCAGATAGACCACCTACCCGGAGTACCCAAAGTAGAGCAGCCTATAGCTTATTGGACCAAAATGCAAGAGGCTTCGAATGGGAAAGATACGATGACAGGACATTGGGAAATCATGGGCCTTCGAATCGATGTTCCTTTCAAGGTGTTCCCTGCAGGATTTCCATATGAATTAATTAACGAATTAGAACAAAGAACGGGACGAAAGATGATTGGGAATAAGCCCGCTAGTGGTACAGCTATTCTCGATGAACTGGGACAAGAGCATATGAACACCGGTGCACTCATTGTCTATACTTCATCAGACTCAGTGATTCAGATTGCGGCTCATGAAGAGGTTATTCCTTTGGAAGAACTATATCAAATATGTGAGATTGCCAGAGAGATTACTTTGCGCGAGGAATACATGCTAGGCAGAGTGATCGCTAGACCCTTCCTCGGACAGTCCGGTAATTTCAAAAGAACATCGAATCGTCATGATTATGCCTTGAAGCCTTATGGAAGAACCGTGATGAATGAGCTCAAGGATGCTGGGTTCGATGTACTAGCGATTGGTAAAATCTCAGATATTTATGATGGAGAAGGTGTCACCAAGTCTTTGCGTACAGTGTCTAACATGGATGGCATGGATAAACTCATGGAGACCATTCATACTGATTTTACAGGACTTAGTTTCTTAAATCTTGTTGATTTTGATGCACTTTATGGTCATCGTAGAAATCCGATCGGATATGGGAAAGCGCTAGAAGAATTTGACGATCGATTACCTGAAGTTCTCGCGGAGCTGAGTGAAGATGATCTTCTTGTAATTACGGCAGACCATGGCAATGATCCCATTCATGCGGGTACAGACCATACCCGTGAATATGTTCCTTTACTCATCTACAGTAAGAGTTTCAATCGACAAAGTGAGCTCCCTGTATGTAAGACATTTTCGGATATTGGAGCAACAATTGCAGATAATTTTGGTGTAACCATGCCACAATTTGGAAAGAGTCTTCTTCAGGACCTTAAATAA